The following DNA comes from Miscanthus floridulus complete chloroplast genome, cultivar PI295762.
AAGAATGAGGGGCAAGGGGATTGATACCGAGAAAGATTTCTTCTTATTATAAGACGTGATTTGATCCGCATATGTTTGGTAAAAGAACAATCTTCTCCTTTAATCATAAATGGAAAGTGTTCAATTAGAACATGAAAACGTGACTCAATTCAATTGGTCTTAGTTAGTCTTCGGGACGGAGTGGAAGAAGGGCGGAGACTCTCGAACGAGGAAAAGGATCCCTTCGAAAGAATTGAACGAGGAGCCGTATGAGGTGAAAATCTCATGTACGGTTCTGTAGAGGGACAGTAAGGATGACTTATCTGTCGACTTTTCCACTATCAACCCCAAAAAACCCAACTCTGCCTTACGTAAAGTTGCCAGAGTACGATTAACCTCTGGATTTGAAATCACTGCTTATATACCTGGTATTGGCCATAATTTACAAGAACATTCTGTAGTATTAGTAAGAGGAGGAAGGGTTAAGGATTTACCCGGTGTGAGATATCGCATTATTCGAGGAACCCTAGATGCTGTCGCAGTAAAGAATCGTCAACAAGGGCGTTCTAGTGCGTTGTAGATTCTTATCCAAGACTTGTATCATTTGATGATGCCATGTGAATCGCTAGAAACATGTGAAGTGTATGGCTAACCCAATAACGAAAGTTTCGTAAGGGGACTGGAGCAGGCTACCATGAGACAAAAGATCTTCTTTCTAAAGAGATTCGATTCGGAACTCTTATATGTCCAAGGTCAATATGGAAATTCTTTCAGAGGTTTTCCCTTACTTTGTCCGTGTCAACAAACAATTCGAAATACCTCGACTTTTTCAGAACAGGTCCGAGTCAAATAGCAATGATTCGAAGCACTTCTTTTTCCATTACACTATTTCGGAAACCTAAGGACTCGATCGTATGGATATGGAAAATACAGGATTTCCGGTCCTAGCGGGAAAAGGAGGGAAACGGATACTCAATTTAAAGTGAGTAAACAGAATTCCATACTCGATCTCATAGATCCCTATAGAATTCTGTGGAAAGCCGTATTCGATGAAAGTCGTATGTACGGCTTGGAGGGAGATCTTTCCTATCTTTCGAGATCCACCCTACAATATGGGGCCAAAAAGCCAAAAAAATAAGTGATTCGTTTTTAGCCCTTATAAAAAGAAAACGGATTCTTGAACCTCTTTCACGCTCATGTCACGTCGAGGTACTGCAGAAAAAAGAACCGCAAAATCCGATCCAATTTTTCGTAATCGATTAGTTAACATGGTGGTTAACCGTATTATGAAAGACGGAAAAAAATCATTGGCTTATCAAATTCTCTATCGAGCCGTGAAAAAGATTCAACAAAAGACAGAAACAAATCCACTATTGGTTTTACGTCAAGCAATACGTAGAGTAACTCCCAATATAGGAGTAAAAACAAGACGTAATAAAAAAGGATCGACGCGGAAAGTTCCGATTGAAATAGGATCTAAACAAGGAAGAGCACTTGCCATTCGTTGGTTATTAGAAGCATCCCAAAAGCGTCCGGGTCGAAATATGGCTTTCAAATTAAGTTCCGAATTAGTAGATGCTGCCAAAGGGAGTGGGGGTGCCATACGCAAAAAGGAAGCGACTCATAGAATGGCAGAGGCAAATAGAGCTCTTGCACATTTTCGTTAATCCATGAACAGAATCTAGGTATGTAGACACATGGATCCATACATCTCGATCGGAAAAGAATCAATAGAAGGAGAATCGGACGATATCTTTTTCGAAACAAATAAAAAGGAAAAAAAAAGAGAAAACAGAAATCATGATCAACTAAGCCCTCTCGGGGGCTTGCTTAAGAATAAGAAAGAGGAATCTTATGGAAATAGCATGGAATAAGGTTTGATCCTATTCATGGGGATTCCGTAAATATACCATTCCAAAAATCGAAACAATCGGGACTTTTCGGAGATTGGCTGCAGTTACTAATTCATGATCTGGCATGTACAGAATGAAAACTTCATTCTCGATTCTACGAGAATTTTTATGAAAGCGTTTCATTTGCTTCTCTTCAATGGAAGTTTCATTTTCCCAGAATGTATCCTAATTTTTGGCCTAATTCTTCTTCTGATGATCGATTTAACCTCTGATCAAAAAGATAGACCTTGGTTCTATTTCATCTCTTCAACAAGTTTAGTAATAAGCATAACGGCCCTATTGTTCCGATGGAGAGAAGAACCTATAATTAGCTTTTCGGGAAATTTCCAAACGAACAATTTCAACGAAATCTTTCAATTTCTTATTTTATTATGTTCAACTTTATGTATTCCTCTATCCGTAGAGTACATTGAATGTACAGAAATGGCTATAACAGAGTTTCTGTTATTCGTATTAACAGCTACTCTAGGGGGAATGTTTTTATGTGGTGCTAACGATTTAATAACTATCTTTGTAGCTCCAGAATGTTTCAGTTTATGTTCCTACCTATTGTCTGGATATACCAAGAGAGATCTACGGTCTAATGAGGCTACTATGAAATATTTACTCATGGGTGGGGCAAGCTCTTCTATTCTGGTTCATGGTTTCTCTTGGCTATATGGTTCATCTGGGGGGGAGATCGAGCTTCAAGAAATTGTGAATGGTCTTATCAATACACAAATGTATAACTCCCCAGGAATTTCAATTGCGCTTATATTCATCACTGTAGGACTTGGGTTCAAGCTTTCCCCAGCCCCTTTTCATCAATGGACTCCTGACGTCTACGAAGGAGTGTGGTTCGTTCGACAAATTCCTACCTCTATCTGAGGTGTTTGGGTTTTGCAAAACTCCATAGACATGCAGAAGAGAAATGCTATCCCCACTCCGACCAAGACAGAACTTTTACCAAAAGTTTATGTGATCTTTTTGTTCAAATAACAATTAAGGTGAAGCAGGGTCAGGAACAACGAATCTCTTTATGATAAACAGATCCATTTTGCAAGCTCGTTATTACGGGTAGTTCCTACAAAGAATCGGACTAATGACGTATACAATGCTTGAATTATCGATGTAAATGCTACATAGTGGGTTCTCATCCTTCAGAGACTACGAGTGTAATAGGAGCATCCGTTGACAAAAGGATCACCCTAAGATGATCATCTCATGGCTATTGGGAACGAATCAAATCAGATGGTTCTATTTCTCAACCTTTCTGACTTGCTCCTACGGAACCAAGGTCGAAAGGATTGAAAAAGTCAGTCATTCACAACCACTGATGAAGGATTCCTCGAAAAGTTAAGGATTAGTAGTTCTTTTTCGAAATCCATTTCGAAAAAGAATGGATTCGGTCTTATACATACGCGAGGAAGGTAATCAAAAAAGAAAGAAGACGAGTTCTTCTTTCTTTTATCACTTAGGAGCCGTGCGAGATGAAAGTCTCATGCACGGTTTTGCATGAGAGAAAGAAGCGAGGAATCCTCTTTTCGACTCTGACTCCCCCACTCCAGTCGTTGCTTTTCTTTCTGTTACTTCGAAAGTAGCTGCTTCAGCTTTAGCCACGCGAATTCTCGATATTCCTTTTTATTTCTCATCAAACGAATGGCATCTTCTTCTGGAAATCCTAGCTATTCTTAGCATGATATTGGGGAATCTCCTTGCTATTACTCAAACAAGCATGAAACGTATGCTTGCATATTCGTCCATAGGGCAAATCGGATATGTAATTATTGGAATAATTGTTGGAGACTCAAATGATGGATATGCAAGCATGATAACTTATATGCTGTTCTATATCTCCATGAATCTAGGAACTTTTGCTTGCATTGTATTATTTGGTCTACGTACCGGAACTGATAACATTCGAGATTATGCAGGATTATACACGAAAGATCCTTTTTTGGCTCTCTCTTTAGCCCTATGTCTCTTATCCCTAGGAGGCCTTCCTCCACTAGCAGGTTTCTTCGGAAAACTCTATCTATTCTGGTGTGGATGGCAAGCAGGCCTATATTTCTTGGTTTCAATAGGACTCCTTACGAGCGTTCTTTCTATCTACTATTATCTAAAAATAATCAAGTTATTAATGACTGGACGAAACCAAGAAATAACCCCTTATGTGCGAAATTATAGAAGATCCCCTTTAAGATCAAACAATTCCATCGAATTGAGTATGACTGTATGTGTGATAGCATCTACTATACCAGGAATATCAATGAACCCCATTCTTGCAATTGCTCAGGATACCCTCTTTTAGCTGCTAGGTCTATTTCTTAGTTCAAGATCCCTCTTACTAACTGGAATAAAAGAATTAGTAGATCTGTTCCGCCCAAAATGGGAATGGGTGCTAGGGTTATGAACTTATAATCATGGAATCGACTCGATCATCAGATTATAAGTTCATTCCATACCGGACCAGATCGTGCACATTCTTATTATGAGAAGGGGTCATTCGAGCCTATGGAAATAGGATACTCTGTTTACATAGAAATCCCTACGTCCTTACATTCTATTTAGGATTAGGAATAGGTGTAATCAGACCTGCTTTTGACATATCTATCCTATCCTTATTTGGGTACCATATGCACCTCTTTGGGCTTCTATTGAATCGAGAAATTGGATTGTACATCTTTTTGATTTTGATATCGATTTTGATACATATAAGGTGTCCTACGGATAATGCAAATCGAAGCTATTTGATGTCTGACTCAGGCCTATATGTATATGACCGATCGATCGAAATACTCCAAGACTCCACCTTTGTCATATATTCCATATATCACATTCGATAGATATCATATTCATGGAATACGATTCACTTTCAAGATGCCTTGATGGTGAAATGGTAGACACGCGAGACTCAAAATCTCGTGCTAAAGAGCGTGGAGGTTCGAGTCCTCTTCAAGGCATAATACGGAGAATGCTCATTGAATGAGCATTCCCCGTAGAAGTATTCCGGAAATCTGCGCCTGGCGCTCTCCTCTATCTTCTGAGGTCCTTAACCATCTCCCTGATAAAAGTAGACAGTAAAAGCCAAAATAGACTAAATATAGCCTGAATGATCCTAAAAACCCCTCGAAGGAGATAATAAAGAACCTAAAGCAGACGGTATCCTACTGCAAGGGTGGTCTTAAGAATCCAAAAGAGGTTGCTCAGAAGAGATAGATGTATCCCAACCTCTATTGCTCTCGCGTAAAGCCTTTTTTTTACGCGACAGGAAAAAGTGACTACGAATTCCCCTTTTTGTTTGCGAATCCCTGTTTGTATCCTTTGAGCGCACGCCCATAAGTAGCGATCAAGGAAATCGATCAAACGATCCCAATACCGTGAAAGAGAAACTTCCCAGATCCAGGGAAGCTTATCATAAAGGGCTTCAACAAGGGGTTTTATTCGTTCTTTGAGCAAAAAGATAAAGATCGGATAGATTCGAACCGCAATTGCAAAGGTAATAACTACTATGCCAGCCCAAATCATGATCTTCACCAACTTGGATTTGGTTCTCTCGCGAAAATCGCGAGTTGCAGAGATGAGAACCATGAAAAGCAAGATCCCGAATAAGAAAATAGAAACCGAGGAAACCACAAGAGTGAAGACTAGTAGAGTCTCATCTTTTGTCATTCTTTGCTCCTTTTTCACTCAATGATTCATTCGAATTTCCCAACCAAAAATTCTATATGTCTATTCTATGATATTTCTATATATATAGAATATGATATCTAATATGACACCCGATTTGTCAAAGGGATTGGATTGGTGACTTACCCATTCAGTGACTTTGGCACTGGACGTTCCAAAAACGGGTACTATCGGATCGGGTGAATTAGAGAATAGACAGAGGTCCGTTGGCATTTCAGCTTCTCTTCTCCTTTCAGGGCCTATCCGAAAGAGAATCCAGGACCTCTTGGTCCTGAATATCAGAATAGGACGAACGAACCGGCCTCCGCGGATATCTTTGCTTCGGAACAAAACAATTAGCATTAGGCTCGGTCAACTGGAATGTGTATTATCCATATGGGAGATCTTCCAATCGAGAAGATCCATCGATCTGAGACGAAGAGAAAGGGCCCATTTTCTTTACTTATTCAGTTAAACCAAGGATTCGTTATGGAAACAGATAGCAACAACCATTTCATCAGACATGCGTATTTTTGATTATCCGGTGGATTTACACAGTTTCATTAATGCAAATTGTTTGATGTAGTTAGTACTCAGGTTATTCGACGCTCAAGAATTCTTATTTAGGCAGTTCATATCATCCCATACATAGTGTTTTGATCTAAGATTGCAATTCTTCCATGTTTCCGCAGTAGCATATTGTTCCATGGAGCTAGGGTCCAAAATAGGAATCAACAAGTGTTTCCACGACTCTACCGCCCGGCCAATCCTGTTCCACTGAATCCCCTCCCTTTTTCATGGCCACATATCTTTACGGCTAAGGAGTGGGAAATCTTTCTCCTGTTACACAAATGAAATGTTTCATTTCATCCGGGAAAAGCCACCTCTTTCTCCACAAACAATGTCTTTGTCATTTGATCCAGGAGCCTTCCGTTAGATAGGAACAGCTTTGCTAAATACTGAGAACTCTCGGATAGAGTATTAGAATGAAAAGACCATTAATTATATAAGGAAGAACCCAGGGTTCTAGCCCATTCCCATTCCTAAATCACTAATTCGTAGTGCTTTTGCCTTTCTTGCGTACTCCTGGTGAACCAGTTGCTAGCCATATGTTTAGGAGGCTTTTTTCTCCAGGTACTGGTACTAAGCCGCTTTGCCATCTCTTCATCTTCATCTGCAAAGAATTCTCGACGTGAAAACACAGAGACAAAGGCCTGATCTTTGAATAGGAAAAAGAATGGATCCGAAGGTCCCAAATCAATTGGCTTATTCGAAAAAAGCCTTCTTCTTTGAAAGATATATCTCGTGTCTGGTACTGCATTGTTCCACTCTGCAAGAAGTCCGAATCAGTCTCTTGCACCTCCCCCTTTTTATGATAAATATACCAGAAATAATTCGAATAAATAGCAGTCTCTGACAACTCATCCTCTTTAATCTGCTTGGACCCGCTCCAATACCCATAGGAAAATCCCCAGTCATATTCAGCGTACCTGTCCCTGCAATCAAATAGATTGTCCCAAGGGCCCCATATTCTAGGAGCCCAAGTTATGCTATTGAAAATTCGTTCCTCTAGCAGTTCCGGTTTGACCATTCCGTTCCCTTTTTCAAACTCCACTTCTTTTCATATAGCATCCCTAATCAAAGAGAGAACAATATCCATTTCAAAACATTTCTAACGGATTCCTTGGTTCGGACCGACGAAGTAATGGCACTCGATTATTATCAACCCGACTGCAATCTTTTTCTGTCGGTAAGGATTGCACCAGAGCACCTTCTACTTCTAATAGGCCATGAACTATAGATAGAGAAGAATCATTCTGAGCGAGTCCATAAGAAGCGACCCACTTTTTCATCGGTTCCGGGGGAAGACCAAAGATCTTGCGCGACCGGTCCGCCAGAAAAACTCAAAAGAGAAAGAAGTCTCGTTAATCTCTTCATGCTCGTTCCAAGTTCGAAGTACCGTTTGGCCAAAGAAAAAGCCGCTTCCTGACACGATTGCCTCTTTATATAGATAGATATAGGATCTATGGGGTTA
Coding sequences within:
- the rps7 gene encoding ribosomal protein S7 (30S ribosomal protein S7), which gives rise to MSRRGTAEKRTAKSDPIFRNRLVNMVVNRIMKDGKKSLAYQILYRAVKKIQQKTETNPLLVLRQAIRRVTPNIGVKTRRNKKGSTRKVPIEIGSKQGRALAIRWLLEASQKRPGRNMAFKLSSELVDAAKGSGGAIRKKEATHRMAEANRALAHFR
- the ycf15 gene encoding hypothetical chloroplast RF15, with the translated sequence MLIVLFRSKDIRGGRFVRPILIFRTKRSWILFRIGPERRREAEMPTDLCLFSNSPDPIVPVFGTSSAKVTEWVSHQSNPFDKSGVILDIIFYIYRNIIE
- the orf69 gene encoding hypothetical protein 69 (Putative protein product identified by homology to members of the BEP and PACMAD clades) is translated as MHLFGLLLNREIGLYIFLILISILIHIRCPTDNANRSYLMSDSGLYVYDRSIEILQDSTFVIYSIYHIR
- the rps12 gene encoding ribosomal protein S12, which translates into the protein MPTVKQLIRNARQPIRNARKSAALKGCPQRRGTCARVYTINPKKPNSALRKVARVRLTSGFEITAYIPGIGHNLQEHSVVLVRGGRVKDLPGVRYRIIRGTLDAVAVKNRQQGRSKYGAKKPKK
- the ndhB gene encoding NADH-plastoquinone oxidoreductase subunit 2; amino-acid sequence: MIWHVQNENFILDSTRIFMKAFHLLLFNGSFIFPECILIFGLILLLMIDLTSDQKDRPWFYFISSTSLVISITALLFRWREEPIISFSGNFQTNNFNEIFQFLILLCSTLCIPLSVEYIECTEMAITEFLLFVLTATLGGMFLCGANDLITIFVAPECFSLCSYLLSGYTKRDLRSNEATMKYLLMGGASSSILVHGFSWLYGSSGGEIELQEIVNGLINTQMYNSPGISIALIFITVGLGFKLSPAPFHQWTPDVYEGKEARNPLFDSDSPTPVVAFLSVTSKVAASALATRILDIPFYFSSNEWHLLLEILAILSMILGNLLAITQTSMKRMLAYSSIGQIGYVIIGIIVGDSNDGYASMITYMLFYISMNLGTFACIVLFGLRTGTDNIRDYAGLYTKDPFLALSLALCLLSLGGLPPLAGFFGKLYLFWCGWQAGLYFLVSIGLLTSVLSIYYYLKIIKLLMTGRNQEITPYVRNYRRSPLRSNNSIELSMTVCVIASTIPGISMNPILAIAQDTLF
- the ycf73 gene encoding Hypothetical chloroplast RF73 (Putative protein product annotated by homology to Oryza sativa), whose protein sequence is MTKDETLLVFTLVVSSVSIFLFGILLFMVLISATRDFRERTKSKLVKIMIWAGIVVITFAIAVRIYPIFIFLLKERIKPLVEALYDKLPWIWEVSLSRYWDRLIDFLDRYLWACAQRIQTGIRKQKGEFVVTFSCRVKKRLYARAIEVGIHLSLLSNLFWILKTTLAVGYRLL